In Ostrea edulis chromosome 4, xbOstEdul1.1, whole genome shotgun sequence, a single window of DNA contains:
- the LOC125649662 gene encoding ubiquitin conjugation factor E4 A-like isoform X2 translates to MNLSRELETCRNVILMNARICLQQCELYPTQNPHQQFLDLYEEETCFTLSSDGDLLLRFFDELVQQIEDNAEDGSVPQVFQPVLHIIMSRLTKELSLLNPGVIKAIDFLSFFTRKPSLAQVLLDHSSPKDWNKGKAYEQTLLGSLFSLSCIPRTELGPYEFFENPSTRTKQDIEATESSIQQPLTNMCEKVYQLLFAIIKLSPDHRHRILQWLGKCIYANLGRTKIWSSQMPQLFTQMYASDGFCLNLCSIMLRLCKPFSEPKSAKLLKIQPTYCRMVAASDKQAKERGIHAEGLPKETFLIPNEENQTPSTEETYNFITECFFLTHQCIHMSFHAVHEKFLKLNQELHRVQRLYNEVRGQGNDEVEPVRSIKKQMEKGMTLYLCLKTALTEPRLLEMSFNFHLATATWLSEIAINEDCKTFESVKFPLPEIVPSTLTCVPEFIMGNVTDFTLFLQRFKEDMYEVAGDKLENLMTLILVYMGSPERMKNPHLRAELAETLAALLPAESGSSAKGIMSWFSREQLFVKHPLIEHLAEKLLNVFVSIEMTGQSVQFEQKFNYRRPMYMVLEHIWEIALHRKCIKRLAGEAETRIEDTDPPLFLRFINLLINDAIFLLDEAFDYMTQIKDKQAEKDRGDWNSLEPQQRQENENTLRQVAMLARYHNMMGNYTIHSLELVTREIKSIFCHKSMVDRIAGMLNYFLLHLVGPKQRNFNVKDKNEIEFKPHQMVSDITQIYLNLGDNEAFCMAVSADGRSYSPELFQKTTSVLQKIGKSPTMINQVDSLRDKIEIVRVRQAAEEELYADAPDEFLDPIMGTLMKDPVILPSSKNIVDRAVIARHILSDQTDPFNRSPLSLDMVVPDVDLKRRIDIWTQEKKRSS, encoded by the exons ATGAACCTGTCCCGTGAGCTGGAAACTTGCCGTAATGTTATTCTGATGAACGCAAGGATATGTCTGCAACAGTGTGAACTTTATCCCACTCAGAATCCACACCAGCAGTTCCTTGACTTATATGAGGAGGAGACTTGTTTTACACTGA GTTCGGATGGTGACCTCCTCCTTCGGTTCTTTGATGAACTTGTCCAGCAGATTGAGGACAATGCTGAAGACGGTTCCGTGCCACAGGTTTTTCAGCCTGTCCTACATATCATCATGAGTCGTCTAACCAAGGAACTCTCCCTTCTTAACCCAGGAGTCATCAAAGCCATTGACTTTCTCTCCTTCTTTACCAGGAAACCAAGTCTGGCACAG GTTCTCCTGGATCATTCCTCACCTAAAGACTGGAACAAGGGCAAGGCTTACGAGCAGACTTTGTTAGGTTCTCTCTTTTCCCTGAGCTGTATACCCAGGACGGAACTGGGCCCTTATGAGTTCTTCGAAAATCCATCCACAAGGACAAAACAAGATATTGAAGCTACAGAATCAAGTATTCAGCAG CCTTTGACCAACATGTGTGAAAAAGTTTACCAGCTGTTGTTTGCGATCATCAAACTCTCTCCTGACCATCGTCACAGAATTCTGCAGTGGTTGGGGAAGTGTATATATGCCAATCTTGGGAGAACAAAGATCTGGTCATCTCAGATGCCCCAGCTGTTTACACAGATGTATGCTTCTGATGGATTCTGTCTCAACCTGTGTTCCATCATGTTGAGACTCTGTAAACCATTTTCAGAACCCAAGTCTGCAAAACTGCTGAAGATCCAGCCCACCTACTGTAGGATGGTAGCAGCCAGTGACAAACAGGCTAAGGAGAGGGGGATACATGCAGAAG GACTTCCAAAGGAGACCTTCTTAATCCCtaatgaagaaaatcaaactcCATCAACGGAGGAGACCTATAATTTCATCACCGAGTGTTTTTTCTTGACTCATCAGTGTATTCATATGAGTTTTCATGCAGTTCATGAAAAGTTTCTCAAACTAAATCAAGAGCTTCATAGAGTTCAAAGGTTATACAAtgaggtcagaggtcaagggaATGATGAAGTTGAACCAGTACGCAGCATCAAAAAACAAATGGAAAAGG GTATGACCCTTTACCTCTGTTTAAAAACAGCATTAACAGAGCCAAGACTTTTAGAAATGTCTTTCAACTTTCACCTCGCCACTGCTACATGGCTATCAGAAATCGCAATAAATGAAGACTGTAAGACATTCGAATCTGTGAAGTTCCCATTACCAGAAATAGTGCCGTCAACATTGACATGTGTACCCGAATTCATCATGGGGAATGTCACGGATTTCACTCTTTTTCTTCAGAGATTTAAAGAGGATATGTATgag GTGGCAGGTGACAAGTTGGAGAACCTTATGACCCTCATTCTCGTGTACATGGGGAGTCCTGAGAGGATGAAAAACCCTCACCTGAGAGCGGAACTGGCGGAGACGTTGGCCGCCCTGCTTCCTGCAGAGTCAGGGTCATCAGCCAAGGGAATCATGTCATG GTTTTCCCGAGAACAGCTGTTTGTGAAGCACCCACTTATAGAGCACCTCGCGGAGAAGCTCCTGAATGTGTTTGTCAGTATAGAAATGACTGGACAGAGTGTTCAGTTTGAACAGAAATTTAACTATAGGAGACCCATGTACATGGTGTTGGAGCACATATGGGAGATAGCTCTTCATAGAAAGTGTATCAAA AGATTGGCAGGAGAGGCAGAAACAAGAATAGAGGACACTGATCCTCCATTGTTCCTTCGTTTTATCAACCTCCTTATAAATGATGCCATATTCCTCCTGGATGAAGCCTTTGAT TACATGACGCAGATAAAGGACAAACAGGCAGAGAAAGACCGAGGAGATTGGAACAGCCTGGAACCCCAGCAGCGCCAAGAGAACGAAAACACCCTCCGCCAGGTAGCCATGCTTGCACGCTACCACAACATGATGGGCAACTATACCATTCATTCATTGGAACTGGTAACCAGGGAGATTAAATCTATTTTCTGCCATAAATCCATGGTGGACAGAATCGCAGGCATGCTCAACTACTTCCTTCTACACCTG GTTGGTCCTAAACAGAGAAATTTCAATGTGAAAGACAAGAATGAGATTGAGTTTAAACCTCATCAAATGGTGTCAGACATTACTCAGATTTACTTAAACCTTGGTGATAACGAGGCTTTTTGTATGGCTGTGTCAGCAGATGGCAGATCTTACTCTCCTGAACTCTTTCAAAAGACCACAAGTGTATTACAAAAAATTGGAAAATCTCCCACTATGATCAACCAAGTGGATTCCCTGAGAGACAAGATAGAG ATTGTGCGGGTGCGGCAGGCCGCTGAGGAAGAATTGTATGCTGATGCTCCAGATGAATTCTTGGATCCCATCATGGGTACTCTTATGAAAGACCCTGTCATTCTACCCTCCTCCAAAAATATAGTGGATAGAGCCGTAATAGCCAGACACATCCTGAG CGACCAGACTGACCCGTTCAACAGATCCCCTCTGTCATTGGACATGGTTGTTCCTGATGTGGACCTGAAGAGGAGAATAGACATTTGGACTCAGGAGAAGAAAAGGTCATCATGA
- the LOC125649662 gene encoding ubiquitin conjugation factor E4 A-like isoform X1 encodes MSEKRDLAQNPFTALFTSVDHAEQFSAQSLATPNENPQDKEDDTQNKMDINWMIETVFLITLDKEVFPYDDRPSRCVYMSEMFETLEGQTWWEMNNLEQAVFERLLLPNPGADVINLSKKDDLNAASLAGESQVLRYLYQCYIRQHKLLSQKMNLSRELETCRNVILMNARICLQQCELYPTQNPHQQFLDLYEEETCFTLSSDGDLLLRFFDELVQQIEDNAEDGSVPQVFQPVLHIIMSRLTKELSLLNPGVIKAIDFLSFFTRKPSLAQVLLDHSSPKDWNKGKAYEQTLLGSLFSLSCIPRTELGPYEFFENPSTRTKQDIEATESSIQQPLTNMCEKVYQLLFAIIKLSPDHRHRILQWLGKCIYANLGRTKIWSSQMPQLFTQMYASDGFCLNLCSIMLRLCKPFSEPKSAKLLKIQPTYCRMVAASDKQAKERGIHAEGLPKETFLIPNEENQTPSTEETYNFITECFFLTHQCIHMSFHAVHEKFLKLNQELHRVQRLYNEVRGQGNDEVEPVRSIKKQMEKGMTLYLCLKTALTEPRLLEMSFNFHLATATWLSEIAINEDCKTFESVKFPLPEIVPSTLTCVPEFIMGNVTDFTLFLQRFKEDMYEVAGDKLENLMTLILVYMGSPERMKNPHLRAELAETLAALLPAESGSSAKGIMSWFSREQLFVKHPLIEHLAEKLLNVFVSIEMTGQSVQFEQKFNYRRPMYMVLEHIWEIALHRKCIKRLAGEAETRIEDTDPPLFLRFINLLINDAIFLLDEAFDYMTQIKDKQAEKDRGDWNSLEPQQRQENENTLRQVAMLARYHNMMGNYTIHSLELVTREIKSIFCHKSMVDRIAGMLNYFLLHLVGPKQRNFNVKDKNEIEFKPHQMVSDITQIYLNLGDNEAFCMAVSADGRSYSPELFQKTTSVLQKIGKSPTMINQVDSLRDKIEIVRVRQAAEEELYADAPDEFLDPIMGTLMKDPVILPSSKNIVDRAVIARHILSDQTDPFNRSPLSLDMVVPDVDLKRRIDIWTQEKKRSS; translated from the exons ATGTCTGAAAAGAGAGACCTGGCACAGAATCCCTTTACTGCACTGTTTACAAGTGTGGACCATGCAGAACAGTTTAGTGCACAGTCTTTGGCAACACCGAATGAGAATCCACAAG ACAAAGAGGAtgacacacaaaacaaaatggataTCAATTGGATGATAGAGACAGTTTTTCTCATCACATTAGACAAAG AGGTATTTCCTTATGATGACAGACCTTCCAGGTGTGTTTATATGTCGGAAATGTTTGAGACACTTGAGGGACAGACCTGGTGGGAAATGAACAACCTAGAGCAG GCTGTGTTTGAGAGATTGTTGTTGCCAAATCCTGGAGCAGATGTGATTAATTTGAGTAAAAAAGATGATCTGAATGCTGCATCTTTGGCAGGGGAATCACAAGTTCTTAGATACCTGTACCAGTGTTATATAAGGCAGCATAAACTTCTCTCACAG AAGATGAACCTGTCCCGTGAGCTGGAAACTTGCCGTAATGTTATTCTGATGAACGCAAGGATATGTCTGCAACAGTGTGAACTTTATCCCACTCAGAATCCACACCAGCAGTTCCTTGACTTATATGAGGAGGAGACTTGTTTTACACTGA GTTCGGATGGTGACCTCCTCCTTCGGTTCTTTGATGAACTTGTCCAGCAGATTGAGGACAATGCTGAAGACGGTTCCGTGCCACAGGTTTTTCAGCCTGTCCTACATATCATCATGAGTCGTCTAACCAAGGAACTCTCCCTTCTTAACCCAGGAGTCATCAAAGCCATTGACTTTCTCTCCTTCTTTACCAGGAAACCAAGTCTGGCACAG GTTCTCCTGGATCATTCCTCACCTAAAGACTGGAACAAGGGCAAGGCTTACGAGCAGACTTTGTTAGGTTCTCTCTTTTCCCTGAGCTGTATACCCAGGACGGAACTGGGCCCTTATGAGTTCTTCGAAAATCCATCCACAAGGACAAAACAAGATATTGAAGCTACAGAATCAAGTATTCAGCAG CCTTTGACCAACATGTGTGAAAAAGTTTACCAGCTGTTGTTTGCGATCATCAAACTCTCTCCTGACCATCGTCACAGAATTCTGCAGTGGTTGGGGAAGTGTATATATGCCAATCTTGGGAGAACAAAGATCTGGTCATCTCAGATGCCCCAGCTGTTTACACAGATGTATGCTTCTGATGGATTCTGTCTCAACCTGTGTTCCATCATGTTGAGACTCTGTAAACCATTTTCAGAACCCAAGTCTGCAAAACTGCTGAAGATCCAGCCCACCTACTGTAGGATGGTAGCAGCCAGTGACAAACAGGCTAAGGAGAGGGGGATACATGCAGAAG GACTTCCAAAGGAGACCTTCTTAATCCCtaatgaagaaaatcaaactcCATCAACGGAGGAGACCTATAATTTCATCACCGAGTGTTTTTTCTTGACTCATCAGTGTATTCATATGAGTTTTCATGCAGTTCATGAAAAGTTTCTCAAACTAAATCAAGAGCTTCATAGAGTTCAAAGGTTATACAAtgaggtcagaggtcaagggaATGATGAAGTTGAACCAGTACGCAGCATCAAAAAACAAATGGAAAAGG GTATGACCCTTTACCTCTGTTTAAAAACAGCATTAACAGAGCCAAGACTTTTAGAAATGTCTTTCAACTTTCACCTCGCCACTGCTACATGGCTATCAGAAATCGCAATAAATGAAGACTGTAAGACATTCGAATCTGTGAAGTTCCCATTACCAGAAATAGTGCCGTCAACATTGACATGTGTACCCGAATTCATCATGGGGAATGTCACGGATTTCACTCTTTTTCTTCAGAGATTTAAAGAGGATATGTATgag GTGGCAGGTGACAAGTTGGAGAACCTTATGACCCTCATTCTCGTGTACATGGGGAGTCCTGAGAGGATGAAAAACCCTCACCTGAGAGCGGAACTGGCGGAGACGTTGGCCGCCCTGCTTCCTGCAGAGTCAGGGTCATCAGCCAAGGGAATCATGTCATG GTTTTCCCGAGAACAGCTGTTTGTGAAGCACCCACTTATAGAGCACCTCGCGGAGAAGCTCCTGAATGTGTTTGTCAGTATAGAAATGACTGGACAGAGTGTTCAGTTTGAACAGAAATTTAACTATAGGAGACCCATGTACATGGTGTTGGAGCACATATGGGAGATAGCTCTTCATAGAAAGTGTATCAAA AGATTGGCAGGAGAGGCAGAAACAAGAATAGAGGACACTGATCCTCCATTGTTCCTTCGTTTTATCAACCTCCTTATAAATGATGCCATATTCCTCCTGGATGAAGCCTTTGAT TACATGACGCAGATAAAGGACAAACAGGCAGAGAAAGACCGAGGAGATTGGAACAGCCTGGAACCCCAGCAGCGCCAAGAGAACGAAAACACCCTCCGCCAGGTAGCCATGCTTGCACGCTACCACAACATGATGGGCAACTATACCATTCATTCATTGGAACTGGTAACCAGGGAGATTAAATCTATTTTCTGCCATAAATCCATGGTGGACAGAATCGCAGGCATGCTCAACTACTTCCTTCTACACCTG GTTGGTCCTAAACAGAGAAATTTCAATGTGAAAGACAAGAATGAGATTGAGTTTAAACCTCATCAAATGGTGTCAGACATTACTCAGATTTACTTAAACCTTGGTGATAACGAGGCTTTTTGTATGGCTGTGTCAGCAGATGGCAGATCTTACTCTCCTGAACTCTTTCAAAAGACCACAAGTGTATTACAAAAAATTGGAAAATCTCCCACTATGATCAACCAAGTGGATTCCCTGAGAGACAAGATAGAG ATTGTGCGGGTGCGGCAGGCCGCTGAGGAAGAATTGTATGCTGATGCTCCAGATGAATTCTTGGATCCCATCATGGGTACTCTTATGAAAGACCCTGTCATTCTACCCTCCTCCAAAAATATAGTGGATAGAGCCGTAATAGCCAGACACATCCTGAG CGACCAGACTGACCCGTTCAACAGATCCCCTCTGTCATTGGACATGGTTGTTCCTGATGTGGACCTGAAGAGGAGAATAGACATTTGGACTCAGGAGAAGAAAAGGTCATCATGA
- the LOC125664671 gene encoding HAUS augmin-like complex subunit 2, whose product MDLSRPNFSKAGEQNPWSDADSALSPLLNVLNLAEKLGYVQKDKAVQFKSSAPSLAMIAVLKESSRIQKELHQVDLDIQKRMQDKETSDITHFDTREKRIKDIQSLNGHMQSIIDSKTQLKTRLQQPFVGDYVKIEAQYHKYAAEIFPQIAPILADLNTHLENITWMKSLSFNDGQMENLLSELHNSLAGLQTTFQLLCQMRTCMTQFHNLDLKS is encoded by the exons ATGGATCTCAGTAGGCCTAATTTCTCGAAAGCTGGTGAACAAAATCCTTGGAGTGATGCTGATTCCGCTCTATCTCCACTACTGAATGTATTGAATTTAGCAGAGAAATTAGGCTACGTTCAAAAG GATAAAGCAGTGCAGTTCAAAAGTTCAGCGCCTTCTTTAGCCATGATAGCAGTACTGAAAGAAAGTTCAAGAATTCAGAAGGAATTACATCAG GTTGATTTAGACATCCAAAAAAGAATGCAAGACAAAGAGACAAGTGACATTACTCATTTTGACACCAGAG aaaagaGAATAAAGGACATACAGAGTTTGAATGGACACATGCAATCCATCATCGACAGCAAAACTCAGTTGAAAACAAGACTCCAGCAACCATTTGTTGGTGATTATGTAAAAATCGAAGCACAGTATCACAa atatGCAGCAGAGATTTTCCCTCAGATAGCTCCAATACTAGCAGATCTCAATACCCACTTAGAGAATATAACATGGATGAAGTCATTGTCCTTCAATGATGGACAAATG gaAAATTTGTTGAGTGAACTACACAATAGCCTAGCCGGTCTACAGACAACTTTCCAGTTATTATGTCAAATGAGGACCTGCATGACCCAATTTCACAACCTTGACCTAAAATCTTGA